The DNA segment CACTGAATTTTTAGCGAATTGGTTAGTAGAGCTCAGAGGATCTCAGACAAGCTGAGCCTGCGTTTTACGCCAGTATCCCAGAATATTCCGTTTGCCAGCGGGGGAGTATGTCAATCCATCCACCCTAACAAAGCTTTAAGAGTTCCCAGGACTTTCTTATAATAATGACTGTTCCATTATCCCATCTGGTTTGTGACCCACACTCCCGTTTCACCCAGCCAATCTGATCTTGCCCAACGCCCAGACGCACTCGGACGCTTCGGTAAATTCGGCGGCAAATATGTCCCTGAAACCCTGATGCCTGCCTTGAGCGAACTAGAAGCTGCCTTCTATCAATACCGCAACGATCCCGACTTTCAAACAGAATTTCAGGTACTCCTGCGTGACTATGTCGGCAGACCCACACCCCTCTACTTTGCTGAACGCCTGACCCAGCATTATGCTCGTCCAGATGGCAGTGGCGCTCAAATTTATCTGAAGCGGGAAGACCTCAATCACACAGGCGCTCATAAAATCAACAATGCTCTAGGGCAAGTGCTATTGGCGAAGCGGATGGGCAAGCAGCGCATTATTGCTGAAACAGGAGCCGGACAGCATGGCGTGGCAACTGCTACTGTTTGTGCTCGCTTTGGGCTAACCTGCATCATCTATATGGGTGTGCACGATATGGAGCGGCAGTCGCTGAATGTATTTCGGATGCGGCTGATGGGGGCAGAGGTGCGTCCAGTTGCATCCGGGACAGGAACGCTGAAAGATGCGACTTCGGAGGCAATCCGTGATTGGGTCACAAACGTTGAGACAACACACTATATTCTTGGTTCTGTTGCTGGACCTCATCCTTACCCAATGATTGTGCGCGACTTTCAGGCAATTATTGGGCAGGAGACAAGGCGACAGTGTCAGGAAAAATGGGGCGGTCTTCCTGATATTTTGCTGGCTTGTGTGGGCGGTGGCTCAAATGCAATGGGGCTGTTTCATGAGTTTGTCAATGAACCCTCAGTGCGGATGATTGGCATTGAAGCAGGCGGTGAAGGCGTTGATTCTGAAAAACATGCGGCAACGCTCACTCGTGGACGGGTTGGTGTGCTGCACGGCGCAATGAGCTATTTGCTGCAAGATGATGATGGTCAGGTTGTGGAACCCCATTCCATTAGTGCCGGATTGGACTATCCGGGCGTGGGACCAGAACACAGCTATTTGAAAGATGCTGGACGCGCCGAGTATTACAGTATTAGTGACCAGGAAGCGCTGAGTGCATTCCAACAACTCTCTCGTCTGGAAGGAATTATTCCGGCACTGGAAACTGCCCATGCGATCGCCTTTTTGGAGCAGTTCTGCCCCCAGGTATCGGGTAATCCTCGGATTGTCATCAATTGCTCTGGACGCGGCGATAAAGATGTCCAGACGGCAGCAAAACATCTCGATATCCAGTAAGCCCGACTGACGCTTTCCCGAACTCTCCTAGTCCCTTGGTTTTGGCAGAACTTCCAGTTCAAAGTCCCCCTTCTGTGGGGGGGATCCAGGGGAATCTTTCTGATAGCCTTGTCATTCGATCGGTTTAAGCAGCCTCTAACGCTTCATTCCTTCTCGTCATCAATCATTCACTGATAAACCCCTATGGAATTCGCTGATTTTCAAGTCTGCGATCGAGATTTGCCAGAGCCAGTTTTGGCAGGCTATCTACAAGCAGAAGCGCTCGCCGTGGATACTGAAACCATGGGGTTATTGCCGCAGCGCGATCGGCTCTGTGTCGTGCAGCTTTGCGATCCCCAGGGACGGGTAACGGTGCTTCGCATTGCTCAAGGACAAACAGAGGCACCTCACCTCAAGCAATTACTGGAAGCGCCACAAACTCTTAAGATTTTTCACTTTGCTCGATTTGATTTAGCGACAATTCGCCATCATCTCGGCATCCATGTTTCACCAGTCTTCTGCACCAAGATTGCCAGTAAGCTGGCGCGAACCTATACCCCAAAACATGGGCTAAAAGACGTGGTACAGGAGCTAGAGCAAGTTGAACTGGATAAATCTGCTCAAAGCTCAGATTGGGGAAATGCGGCGAACCTCTCGCCCGATCAGCTACGCTATGCCGCAAATGACGTGCGCTACTTAATCAATGTGCAGCAAAAGCTCACCGACATGCTGAAGCGCGAAGGACGATGGAAGCTGGCTCAGGATTGCTTTCAGTGCTTGCCGACGATCGTCGCTCTTGATCTACTGCAATACCAAAATATCTTCGAGCATTAATTTGGAGCATTAATTCTGGATGGGCGAAACGCGCAGATTGCACTTGTTTCCAAGCAGACCGCAATCATCGCAAAGGCTAGGGCAACCCGATCGATCAAAATCTAAGCCGCTCTGTTTCCCTTTCACCTGTTTCTTACCCAAAAAAATAGGCTTGGAAATCCCAAGCCCTACTTCGTCAGTGATCAAAGACGATCAAGTATCGTGCAGTAATTAAGATTCAACTGCCACTTTTTTGGATGCTCGATCGCCAGGGATCACTGTCAAGGAAGGCGTTTGAGCACGCTGTTTAAACCAGTTCAGTCCGATCACTGTATAAGTTTGGGCATTGTGGTTCTGGAGCGTGTCACCCACGACAAAAGAACGATCGCTCATCAATGTTCCTAACAACCGTTGGTGAACATCAACTAATAGATACTGCATAAAACACCTCAAAGAGTAAAAAATACAAAAAGATGGAAGAAATAGCTAGAAAATGAGCAGAAAAAGATGGCACACCAATGAACAAAATCCTGCCAGCTTCTTTAACTCAACGCTGCATCAACCGATCGCCAAGGATAACCCTGGTTATCAAGCAGATGAATTGAGCAAATTGATAGAAGGGTGATAAATCAGAAGCACGAGCAAATCGGGTTAGATTAGTAATTTTTGGCTGCCATAGTAAATGACAGATAAAAACTAACTTTCAGAAGGTTAAAACTCGCATTAACTCAACTAAAATGGCAAGTTATTCTACCCGACAATGATACTAAAGCCCTATCAGCACCTAGTTTCCTTTCTCCTGAACAGAGAAGGCTAAAGACCATGGATGCCTCCCCGGATTCTAAGTGAATCAAAGCCGCTCCTGATTCTTAAAACAGCCTCAATCAACGGAATAATCAGAGTTGCACCTTGTCCTTAATAGAGACTAATAGAAACTTCAACACAGTTTGCATGAGCAGCTCATGAACTGTTTATCGATGTCCCCCTTCTTATAGCACGTCTTTTTTGAAATGGATAGACATTAAGAAGGCTGTCATTCATGTAAGACTTCTTAACGATCGATCAATTTTCCTCATCCTGGCTACGACCATTTTCAGAACGCTGTAGCGATCTGACGCAATCAGCAAAGGGTGCGATGGCAGGAGCCGTAAAGGAATTCAGCGAAACCCGAGAGGATTCATTGCCTTTATCACCTTTCACCTACCATCCCTCTACTCTAACGACTCTACCCCCCATCTGTCCGTGATTAACAACGAAACGCATTAAATCGCTACATCCGTTGTTTTATCGTTGATTCCATTCATCTGCTGCATCAGCGATCGCCTGATCAACCGTTTTTTCTTTCAGCATTGCCGCTTGCAAATTGTCATAGATTACTTTTTGCAGGGTTTTAATGTCCTTGCTGTTCGGGACTAAAACTTGAGCATCCTGCATCTGTTTCGCGCTAATTGCACGTGCCTGGTCGATCGGAGGAGCTGTAGCCGGAATACTAGTGAAATAGCTGTCTTTAAGCGCACCTACGGTTGAAGGGAGGACATTTGCTGCTTTTGCAAAAGCAAGCTGATTTTCGTTATTAGTAACAAATAGCGCAAATTTAAGGGCAGCATCGGGCTGATCAGTACTGCGGGGAATCACTAAATTCATAATGGCAACACTCTTTTTGCCCGTTGATCCGGTGAGTTGAGGCGCAGATGCCGATGCCTGAGCCACTGCCGGAGCATTGGTGGCGATCGTCTTGAGAAATTGAGGTCCAGTCGAGAGTAGTGCTGTTTCGCCCGCCTGGTACAGTTCGATCGCGCGTCGATGTCCTTGCGTCAGGGCTTCTTTCGGCAGGAGTCCCTGCTGATACAGATCGGTCCAATATTGGAAAACGGCTTTCCCTTCCGGGGCGTTAAATGCCGCCTTGCCCTGATTATCCAGCAGTGTTGCTCCCATCTGCACAAAGGATTGCAGCACCTCACCAGAGTCTTCTGGCACAAAGGTCACGAAGAAGGCATATTTGCCCGTTTTGTCTTTTACCTGCTTTGCAACTTGCGCCAGTTCAGTGTAGGTTGCAGGTGGTTTGCTGACTCCTGCCTGCTGCAGTAAATTTTTGTTGTAAATCGTGATGCTGGTGGAGAGGTACCAGGGAATCCCGAAACTCCTACCATCGAAGGCAGTGGCTTGCCAGATATTAGGCAAATACTGGTCTTTTTCAACAGCAGAGAGGCGATCGTCCAAATTTAGCCAGGCATTGCGTCCGGCGAGTTGTGCGGCAAAGTCGGGGTTGAGGTTCACCACATCTGGCGCAGTTCCGGCAGAGACAGCCGTAAGAATTTTGCTTTGCATGTCTGCCCAAGGCACATCGACCCAACGCACTTTTGTCCCCGGATTTTCCTGCTCAAAGCTGGCAATGAGTTGATTGAAATAGTCCGTAAACTGAGGCTGAAGCTGCATTGTCCAAAACTCAACTTCACCCGTTCCAGAGGCTGCTCCGGACTTCGAGGGGCTGGGCGTACAGCTACTCACCACCCAACTCAGCAGCAAACCTAACAGGGCAAAGACACCTACGGTTTTCCAGCTTTTTGTCCTCATGCTCAGACTCCCATTCAGTTCACTTCCAACTACCTACTTTACCGAAGCAAGTGAACTGCCTGCTGAACTACGTCGCTGCAAAATTCAGCCAAAGCAAGCTGCTCAAATCTCCCAAACAAAAAAGCCCGCCACTAAGACGGACTTTCTTACGATCGGAGCGGTGGGATTTGAACCCACGACCCCTACTACCCCAAAGTAGTGCGCTACCAAGCTGCGCTACGCCCCGAGATCATTCACTTAGGTTGACCGATCGTCATGCTGCGATCGAGCGCTTTAGGTTTCCAGCAACAATTGGGGTTTACTGGTTTCGTTCACGCCTCGCTCATTCTACCTGAAAGGGTGACGCACTGGGACAAAATTTTGCAGGGGTAGGTTGTCGGGAACAGGAGACAGATTAAAATGGTGTGCCGATTGAAATGGTGAAGAGATTTGCACCCAGAGTTGATTTGACCAGAAGTTGAGGATTTCTGACTGCCCTAATTTTTTAGAAAACACAACTTTTTAGAAAACACAAAGAATGGGGGAAAATAGCGAGAGACTAAACCACCCTTGAATGAATTCCCGATTCTCTCTCACTCATCCCTACTACCTGTCAACCCGTTCCTCCCCATGAGCTTGACCAAATTCCGTTTCCCTGGCTTGCATCTCTTCGCACAATATCCGCGACTTTCGATTCAGCTCATGGCGATCGGCAGCGTTATTACCTTAATCTTCATCCTGGCTGCGCTGTTTGCGCCACTGCTGCAAGCTTGGGGAATTTTGCAGAACCCAATGGAAGGACTGGCAAATCCGATTCATCAGCCCCCCTCGGCAACGCACTGGTTTGGAACATCGCGGCAGGGGTATGACGTGTTTTCGCGAACAGTATTTGGGACTCAGGCAGCCTTGCAGGTAGTAGTGTTAGCAACCGTACTCAGTTTGTTGATTGGGGTGCCTCTGGGCATGGTTAGCGGCTATTTGGGGGGATGGCTCGATCGCACGCTCCTTTTCCTGATGGATACGATCTATACGCTGCCGGGTTTGTTGCTCTCGGTGACGTTGGCATTCGTGGTGGGTCGGGGCGTGTGGAATGCTGCCATTGCCCTCAGTATTGCCTATATACCGCAATATTATCGGGTGGTACGAAATCATACGGTTAGCATCAAGACAGAACTGTTTATTGAAGCAGCGCGATCGATGGGGGCTTCCACCTGGCGCGTTTTAACTCGCTATTTGTTTCTAAATGTGATTCAAAGTGTTCCCGTTCTGTTCACGCTCAACGCCGCTGATGCTGTGCTGATTCTAGGAGGTTTGGGTTTTCTGGGGTTAGGTCTGCCCGAAAATACGCCGGAATGGGGCAGTGATTTACAGCAGGCACTCGATGCACTACCCACAGGAATCTGGTGGACAGCTCTGTTTCCTGGTCTGGCATTAACGCTGCTC comes from the Trichocoleus sp. genome and includes:
- a CDS encoding ABC transporter permease; the protein is MSLTKFRFPGLHLFAQYPRLSIQLMAIGSVITLIFILAALFAPLLQAWGILQNPMEGLANPIHQPPSATHWFGTSRQGYDVFSRTVFGTQAALQVVVLATVLSLLIGVPLGMVSGYLGGWLDRTLLFLMDTIYTLPGLLLSVTLAFVVGRGVWNAAIALSIAYIPQYYRVVRNHTVSIKTELFIEAARSMGASTWRVLTRYLFLNVIQSVPVLFTLNAADAVLILGGLGFLGLGLPENTPEWGSDLQQALDALPTGIWWTALFPGLALTLLVVGLSLVGEGLNELIDPRSREG
- a CDS encoding ribonuclease H-like domain-containing protein, whose amino-acid sequence is MEFADFQVCDRDLPEPVLAGYLQAEALAVDTETMGLLPQRDRLCVVQLCDPQGRVTVLRIAQGQTEAPHLKQLLEAPQTLKIFHFARFDLATIRHHLGIHVSPVFCTKIASKLARTYTPKHGLKDVVQELEQVELDKSAQSSDWGNAANLSPDQLRYAANDVRYLINVQQKLTDMLKREGRWKLAQDCFQCLPTIVALDLLQYQNIFEH
- a CDS encoding sugar ABC transporter substrate-binding protein, whose amino-acid sequence is MRTKSWKTVGVFALLGLLLSWVVSSCTPSPSKSGAASGTGEVEFWTMQLQPQFTDYFNQLIASFEQENPGTKVRWVDVPWADMQSKILTAVSAGTAPDVVNLNPDFAAQLAGRNAWLNLDDRLSAVEKDQYLPNIWQATAFDGRSFGIPWYLSTSITIYNKNLLQQAGVSKPPATYTELAQVAKQVKDKTGKYAFFVTFVPEDSGEVLQSFVQMGATLLDNQGKAAFNAPEGKAVFQYWTDLYQQGLLPKEALTQGHRRAIELYQAGETALLSTGPQFLKTIATNAPAVAQASASAPQLTGSTGKKSVAIMNLVIPRSTDQPDAALKFALFVTNNENQLAFAKAANVLPSTVGALKDSYFTSIPATAPPIDQARAISAKQMQDAQVLVPNSKDIKTLQKVIYDNLQAAMLKEKTVDQAIADAADEWNQR
- the trpB gene encoding tryptophan synthase subunit beta; the encoded protein is MTHTPVSPSQSDLAQRPDALGRFGKFGGKYVPETLMPALSELEAAFYQYRNDPDFQTEFQVLLRDYVGRPTPLYFAERLTQHYARPDGSGAQIYLKREDLNHTGAHKINNALGQVLLAKRMGKQRIIAETGAGQHGVATATVCARFGLTCIIYMGVHDMERQSLNVFRMRLMGAEVRPVASGTGTLKDATSEAIRDWVTNVETTHYILGSVAGPHPYPMIVRDFQAIIGQETRRQCQEKWGGLPDILLACVGGGSNAMGLFHEFVNEPSVRMIGIEAGGEGVDSEKHAATLTRGRVGVLHGAMSYLLQDDDGQVVEPHSISAGLDYPGVGPEHSYLKDAGRAEYYSISDQEALSAFQQLSRLEGIIPALETAHAIAFLEQFCPQVSGNPRIVINCSGRGDKDVQTAAKHLDIQ